The Anomaloglossus baeobatrachus isolate aAnoBae1 chromosome 4, aAnoBae1.hap1, whole genome shotgun sequence genome contains the following window.
AGCGCTCCCGCCACCGGCGGAGTGAAGAAGCCGCATCGCTACCGGCCGGGGACAGTCGCTCTCCGGGAGATCCGCCGCTACCAGAAATCCACCGAGCTGCTGATCCGGAAGCTTCCCTTCCAGCGCCTGGTGAGAGAGATCGCCCAGGACTTCAAGACCGATCTGCGCTTCCAGAGCTTGGCCGTCATGGCCCTGCAGGAGGCCAGCGAGGCTTATCTGGTGGGGCTGTTCGAGGACACCAACCTGTGCGCCATCCACGCCAAGAGGGTCACCATCATGCCCAAAGACATCCAGCTGGCCCGCCGGATCCGCGGGGAGAGGGCGTAGATCTGTCCCGCACCCCCGAGCACAGcacaaaggctcttttcagagccaccacatcctcccTCAGACGAGCTGATTCCCGGTCTCAGATTCTCCTCATTCCCCGCAGTGTCCGGGGCGCGGTCTCTACATGTGACGGGCGGCGCTGCGGAGGCTCCTGTTCTTACTTTCCGCAGCTCTGCCTGTATCTGTAGTATCGCGCCCGCGGTTTATTTCAGTTTCTCCCCGTATTGAGAGCGGCTCATTGTGCGGTGTCTCCGGAGTCTGATTGAGTCTGATCTCATTCACTCAGGAGTAATCTCGGGCTTTCTGAATGGAGCTTTCTGCACTAAACTGACCCCCTCGAACCCCCCCGACTTTATTATCCCTCTTGTCCTCCAGATGTGAGAAGCTGTGGGATCTGGAGATCTCGCAGGGGATCCCCTCTCTCACTCCAGGTCGCTTTTCTGTCTGTAGAATGTCTGCAGATTGTATCGGGCTGTGATGTCGCTCTGCACATTCTTATAGTGACGCGTttgttattagttcacattcttagACTCGTTTTTAATGAGGAGATGAATAAAAACCAACTTCAGCGTCTGCAGATCTGTGTCGGATTGTAGAGATCTCAGCAGAACGTCCGCCCTGAGGCCGCGTGTTACACGGCGGAGACAAAGAGCGGGAGGAGCTATCGGCCACTGAGCGGGAAGTTCAAATTAGGGATTCAGCCAATCAGCACTCTGCATAAAGGCTATGGCCCCGCCCACAAGCCCCTCACGTTACAGGCACCACGTGGTTTCTGTGCTGGAGCTTCCCCGCAGTCATCGGGGCGGACCGCACAGAGGACTGCGGCTGATGACGCTTCAGCTCCGCCTCTTCCTCTAAATCTCGTTTTCCAATCTCCGTTGTTGTTTTTGCAGCTTCTAATGTGAAATATCTGAATGTAGAAGGAAAAGCCGCTCAGCACCGAGACTCCGCTCCTGCAGTCACTGCTTCCTCCATGTTATACGGGGCATTACCGGTCACTGCAGAGCGGGGGCAGAGTGACGGGGCCGcgggtgcacagcgccgtgtacacTGCGGGGTTTATAGCGCTGTATGGAGAtctgtagtatgggggagataGAGGAGAGAAGCTGCTGATGTGACGGCAGAGAGGAGGCAACCAATGAGCTGCAGGGGGCGGAGTTGGTTCAGTTTCCCTTAGTCACATGTCGCTGTCACCCAATAGAACAGCGATGTGATGACGGCAGTGCTCATTTGCATGGCCGGGCTATAAATACGGCCGCTCTGGGAGGAGCAGGATCATTATTCTCTCTCCAGTGAAGAGATCTCTCCTCTCATCATGCCTGATCCCGCCAAGTCCGCCCCAGCGCCCaagaagggctccaagaaagccgtgaccaagactcagaagaaggacggcaagaagcggaggaagagccggaaggagagctatgccatctac
Protein-coding sequences here:
- the LOC142302218 gene encoding histone H3-like, with amino-acid sequence MSFAPDLRQTARKSTGGKAPRKQLATKAARKSAPATGGVKKPHRYRPGTVALREIRRYQKSTELLIRKLPFQRLVREIAQDFKTDLRFQSLAVMALQEASEAYLVGLFEDTNLCAIHAKRVTIMPKDIQLARRIRGERA